One Glaciihabitans arcticus DNA window includes the following coding sequences:
- a CDS encoding class II 3-deoxy-7-phosphoheptulonate synthase — translation MVDPSEPVVLADPAVIAGLDYWRELPIKQQPTWPDAEAVAAASRQIASFPPLVFAGEVDDLRDKLAKAASGQAFLLQGGDCAETFAGATAEQIKNRIKTILQMAVVLTYGASKPIVKMGRMAGQFAKPRSSDMETRGDVTLPAYRGDIVNGYDFTPESREADPQRLVQGYHTAVSTLNLVRAFTQGGFADLREVHRWNQGFARNPANARYELLARDIDRAIKFMEAAGADFDELRRVDFYTGHEGLLMDYERPMTRIDSRTGTPYNTSAHFLWIGERTRDLDGAHIDYFSRVRNPIGVKLGPTTSPDDMRRLIDKLDPNREPGRLTFITRMGAGKIRDALPPLLEAIKEHEATPLWVSDPMHGNGLTTPNGYKTRRFDDIVDEVRGFFEAHHAVGTYPGGVHIELTGDDVTECLGGSEQIDEATLATKYESLCDPRLNHMQSLELAFLVAEELAAF, via the coding sequence GTGGTAGACCCGTCAGAGCCCGTTGTCCTCGCAGATCCCGCTGTGATCGCAGGCCTCGACTATTGGCGCGAGCTGCCCATCAAGCAGCAGCCGACCTGGCCCGACGCCGAGGCCGTGGCCGCGGCATCCCGCCAGATCGCCAGTTTCCCGCCGCTCGTCTTCGCTGGTGAGGTGGATGACCTGCGCGACAAGCTCGCGAAGGCGGCCTCCGGCCAGGCGTTCCTGCTGCAGGGCGGCGACTGTGCCGAGACCTTCGCCGGGGCCACCGCCGAGCAGATCAAGAACCGCATCAAGACGATCCTGCAGATGGCTGTTGTGCTCACCTACGGAGCGTCGAAGCCGATCGTGAAGATGGGCCGTATGGCCGGCCAGTTCGCGAAGCCGCGTTCGAGCGACATGGAGACCCGAGGCGACGTCACGCTGCCCGCCTACCGCGGCGACATCGTGAACGGCTACGACTTCACTCCCGAATCGCGCGAGGCCGACCCGCAGCGTCTCGTGCAGGGCTACCACACGGCCGTCTCCACGCTCAACCTCGTGCGCGCATTCACCCAGGGTGGCTTCGCCGACCTGCGCGAGGTGCACCGCTGGAACCAGGGCTTCGCTCGCAACCCCGCCAACGCGCGGTACGAGCTGCTGGCTCGGGATATCGATCGCGCCATCAAGTTCATGGAGGCTGCGGGCGCTGACTTCGACGAGCTGCGACGCGTCGACTTCTACACCGGCCACGAGGGCCTGCTTATGGACTACGAGCGCCCCATGACCCGCATCGACTCCCGCACGGGCACGCCTTACAACACGAGCGCGCACTTCCTCTGGATCGGTGAGCGCACACGCGACCTCGACGGCGCCCACATCGACTACTTCTCGCGGGTGCGCAATCCGATCGGTGTGAAGCTCGGTCCGACGACGAGCCCCGACGACATGCGCCGCCTCATCGATAAGCTCGACCCGAACCGCGAGCCCGGCCGCCTGACCTTCATCACGCGCATGGGTGCGGGCAAGATCCGCGACGCCCTGCCGCCGCTGCTCGAAGCCATCAAGGAGCACGAGGCGACTCCGCTGTGGGTGTCCGACCCGATGCACGGCAACGGCCTCACCACGCCGAACGGCTACAAGACGCGTCGCTTCGACGACATCGTCGACGAGGTGCGGGGGTTCTTCGAGGCGCATCACGCGGTGGGAACGTACCCGGGCGGTGTGCACATCGAGCTCACGGGCGACGACGTCACCGAGTGCCTGGGCGGCTCGGAGCAGATCGATGAGGCGACACTCGCGACAAAGTACGAGTCGCTCTGCGACCCGCGCCTCAACCACATGCAGTCGCTCGAGCTCGCGTTCCTCGTAGCCGAGGAGCTCGCAGCCTTCTAG
- a CDS encoding muramidase family protein, with product MTDITGHDLHANARAVLHGLVPTIAATQAAMRARSAEAKPQSALARNLFTTVPIVLVGSMAMMNLTGPASPVEASPAPGPKTETSNLGALRSMVAAATTAAPTVVAAPAAAVAAIAAAPRTYKVGPGDTVSSIAVKYGLSTASVLALNGLGWKSLIFPGQVLQLTKTSAAAPVVKPVTAPVATTTTKYTIVKGDTISKVAARFKITTAAVLKANGLGWSSIIHPGQKITIPKAATVKPVVTPPVVTPPVVTPPVVVTPPVVVTPPVVVTPPAAGASYVIKSGDTISKIAKQFNVTVAAILSANKLTASSIIYAGRTLVIPGASTAPAGNTGVTLLSGEQETNARTIIRVGRELGVSDYGIVIALSAAMQESTMRNISYGHLDSVGLFQQRPSSGWGTIAQLTTPSHAARLFYGGLSNPNKGKTRGLLDYAGWQLLTVTQAAQKVQVSAYPDAYAKWEKSARFWLGEMG from the coding sequence ATGACCGACATCACGGGGCACGACCTTCACGCGAACGCACGAGCGGTCCTTCACGGCCTCGTGCCGACGATCGCAGCGACACAGGCGGCCATGCGCGCCCGCAGCGCTGAAGCCAAGCCGCAGTCGGCTCTCGCGCGCAACCTGTTCACCACCGTCCCCATCGTGCTGGTCGGCTCGATGGCGATGATGAACCTCACCGGACCGGCGAGCCCGGTCGAGGCGAGCCCCGCCCCGGGGCCCAAGACCGAGACATCCAACCTCGGTGCACTGCGTTCGATGGTGGCAGCCGCCACCACCGCGGCACCCACGGTCGTAGCCGCTCCCGCGGCGGCGGTCGCGGCCATCGCCGCCGCCCCACGCACCTACAAGGTCGGCCCGGGTGACACGGTCAGCAGCATCGCGGTCAAGTACGGACTGTCGACCGCCTCGGTGCTCGCCCTCAACGGCCTCGGCTGGAAGTCGCTGATCTTCCCCGGGCAGGTCCTGCAGCTCACCAAAACGAGCGCGGCCGCTCCCGTCGTGAAGCCCGTCACCGCCCCCGTGGCCACCACCACGACCAAGTACACGATCGTCAAGGGTGACACCATCTCGAAGGTCGCGGCGCGCTTCAAGATCACCACCGCCGCCGTGCTCAAGGCCAACGGCCTCGGCTGGTCGAGCATCATCCACCCCGGACAGAAGATCACGATCCCCAAGGCCGCGACGGTGAAGCCCGTCGTGACGCCGCCCGTGGTCACCCCGCCGGTTGTCACCCCGCCCGTCGTCGTCACTCCCCCGGTCGTCGTGACACCTCCCGTCGTCGTCACCCCGCCCGCCGCGGGTGCGAGCTACGTCATCAAGTCGGGCGACACCATCTCCAAGATCGCCAAGCAGTTCAACGTGACCGTCGCGGCCATCCTCAGCGCCAACAAGCTGACCGCCTCGAGCATCATCTACGCGGGACGCACCCTCGTCATCCCCGGAGCGTCCACCGCTCCCGCGGGCAACACCGGCGTCACGCTGCTCTCGGGCGAGCAGGAGACCAACGCCCGCACGATCATCCGCGTCGGCCGCGAGCTCGGTGTCAGCGACTACGGGATCGTCATCGCCCTCTCCGCAGCAATGCAGGAGTCGACCATGCGCAACATCAGCTACGGCCACCTCGACTCGGTCGGCCTGTTCCAGCAGCGACCCAGCTCCGGCTGGGGAACCATCGCCCAGCTCACCACCCCGAGCCACGCCGCGCGCCTGTTCTATGGCGGCCTGTCGAACCCCAACAAGGGCAAGACCCGCGGCCTGCTCGACTACGCCGGATGGCAGCTGCTCACCGTGACCCAGGCCGCCCAGAAGGTACAGGTCTCTGCCTACCCCGACGCGTACGCGAAGTGGGAGAAGTCGGCCCGGTTCTGGCTCGGCGAGATGGGTTGA
- the pknB gene encoding Stk1 family PASTA domain-containing Ser/Thr kinase, whose translation MNTNSTDPTIGRLIDGRYQVRSRIARGGMATVYLATDLRLERRVAIKIMHPHLADDVEFREKFIQEARSAARLAHPNVVNVYDQGQDSETAYLVMEYLPGITLRDLLSEHRTLTSEQTLDILEAVLSGLAAAHKSGIVHRDLKPENVLLADDGRIKLSDFGLARAASANTATGAALLGTIAYLSPELVTRGVADTRSDIYAVGIMMYEMLAGEQPFKGEQPMQIAYQHANDSVPTPSTKNPRVPAELDELVLWATARDPEERPRDARAMLEQLLETQSQLQTALPANATAVQRTVVLPSAQNANSDAETQVLGGARALVPVGAALAVDDAPSALAASADKRRSRGWWLFGLVLLIAGLAGGTGWYFGAGPGSTVTIPSSVVGMTPEAATAVITELGLTVEAEIVEEHDPIVENGKVSSTDPAVDTAIGRDAVVTIRVSIGPKPVIMPDFIGLTEEAATVVLTDAGLIVQTDERIEQFNADVPVGSIVGAYGINSDEKLIGLKNETEYFDQRPVTLIVSAGALPSVKGKSFDEAVAILDGVGLVGEAGKETFDDDVPKGAVISIAPKPEGAAIRKGDSVFVIVSRGPDLVEIPNVVGETIADAIEQLEGAGFTVDVRTLIPRDRWDDEFAVVANMEPGSDEKVKRGSTVIIRGDF comes from the coding sequence GTGAACACCAACAGCACAGACCCTACGATCGGACGTCTCATCGACGGCCGATACCAGGTCCGTTCACGCATCGCCCGCGGTGGCATGGCCACCGTCTACCTGGCCACCGACCTGCGCCTCGAGCGTCGCGTCGCGATCAAGATCATGCACCCCCATCTCGCCGACGATGTGGAGTTCCGCGAGAAGTTCATCCAGGAGGCCCGTTCGGCCGCCCGCCTCGCCCACCCCAACGTGGTCAACGTCTACGACCAGGGCCAGGACAGCGAGACCGCCTACCTGGTCATGGAGTACCTGCCCGGCATCACCCTGCGCGACCTGCTCTCCGAGCACCGCACGCTGACCTCCGAGCAGACCCTCGACATTCTCGAAGCCGTGCTCTCCGGCCTCGCGGCCGCACACAAGTCCGGCATCGTGCACCGTGACCTCAAGCCCGAGAACGTGCTGCTGGCCGACGACGGCCGCATCAAGCTGAGTGACTTCGGGCTTGCGCGCGCGGCATCCGCAAACACAGCGACGGGGGCGGCACTGCTCGGCACGATCGCCTACCTCTCCCCCGAGCTCGTTACCCGCGGCGTTGCCGACACCCGCAGCGACATCTACGCGGTCGGCATCATGATGTACGAGATGCTCGCCGGCGAGCAGCCCTTCAAGGGCGAGCAGCCGATGCAGATCGCCTACCAGCACGCCAACGACTCCGTGCCCACGCCGTCGACCAAGAACCCGAGGGTGCCCGCCGAACTCGACGAGCTTGTGCTGTGGGCGACGGCGCGTGACCCCGAGGAGCGCCCGCGCGACGCCCGCGCCATGCTCGAGCAGCTGCTTGAGACCCAGAGCCAGCTGCAGACCGCGCTGCCCGCAAACGCGACAGCAGTGCAGCGCACCGTTGTGCTGCCGAGCGCGCAGAACGCCAACTCCGATGCCGAGACCCAGGTTCTGGGCGGCGCTCGCGCCCTTGTGCCGGTGGGCGCTGCCCTTGCTGTGGATGACGCCCCTTCCGCTCTCGCCGCCTCGGCCGACAAGCGTCGCTCTCGCGGCTGGTGGCTGTTCGGCCTCGTGCTGCTGATCGCCGGTCTCGCTGGCGGCACCGGCTGGTACTTCGGCGCCGGACCTGGCTCCACCGTGACGATCCCGTCCTCCGTCGTCGGCATGACGCCCGAGGCGGCTACAGCCGTGATCACCGAGCTCGGGCTCACCGTCGAAGCGGAGATCGTCGAAGAGCACGATCCCATCGTCGAGAACGGCAAGGTCTCCTCGACCGACCCCGCCGTCGACACGGCGATCGGCCGAGACGCCGTCGTCACCATCCGGGTCTCCATCGGGCCGAAGCCGGTGATCATGCCCGATTTCATCGGCCTCACCGAGGAAGCCGCAACGGTCGTCCTCACCGATGCGGGCCTTATCGTTCAAACGGACGAACGCATCGAACAGTTCAACGCGGACGTGCCCGTTGGATCCATCGTCGGCGCCTACGGCATCAACAGCGACGAGAAGCTCATCGGCCTGAAGAACGAGACCGAGTACTTCGACCAGCGCCCCGTCACCCTCATCGTGTCGGCCGGTGCGCTGCCGTCGGTCAAGGGCAAGAGCTTCGACGAGGCTGTAGCGATCCTCGACGGCGTCGGCCTCGTCGGCGAGGCCGGCAAAGAGACTTTCGATGACGACGTGCCGAAGGGCGCGGTCATCAGCATCGCGCCGAAACCCGAGGGCGCCGCGATCCGAAAGGGTGATTCCGTCTTCGTCATCGTCTCCCGCGGACCGGACCTCGTCGAGATTCCCAACGTCGTCGGCGAAACCATCGCCGACGCCATCGAGCAGCTCGAGGGCGCCGGCTTCACGGTGGACGTGCGCACGCTCATCCCCAGGGACCGCTGGGACGACGAGTTCGCGGTCGTCGCCAACATGGAGCCCGGGTCAGACGAGAAGGTCAAGCGCGGTTCGACCGTCATCATCCGCGGTGACTTCTAG
- a CDS encoding Rv2175c family DNA-binding protein, with translation MTDSTPTDWLTVPDLTEVLGLKVSQVRRLIEDRALLARKIDGVWKVPASFIQDGEPLPQLRGTLVVLGDSGFSEDEAMDWLLSDEDSLGVSPIDALRAGRKAEVRRVAQALGF, from the coding sequence GTGACTGATTCAACCCCCACCGACTGGCTCACAGTTCCCGACCTCACCGAGGTGCTCGGCCTCAAGGTCAGCCAGGTTCGACGCCTCATCGAGGACCGCGCCCTCCTCGCCCGCAAGATCGACGGCGTCTGGAAGGTACCCGCCTCCTTCATCCAGGACGGCGAGCCCCTGCCCCAGCTGCGCGGCACCCTCGTGGTGCTGGGTGACAGCGGATTCAGCGAGGACGAGGCGATGGACTGGCTGCTCAGCGACGAGGACAGCCTCGGCGTGAGCCCGATCGACGCCCTCCGCGCCGGCCGCAAGGCCGAGGTGCGCAGGGTTGCGCAGGCGCTCGGCTTCTAG